One part of the Corynebacterium aurimucosum ATCC 700975 genome encodes these proteins:
- a CDS encoding phage tail tube protein: MAVAKAPSSYDLNSTLARDWALQVNVGTQEEPNWIYVRGLSQFAPQSSPTMQDDSDIDSEGYKSQIATALEMTFKGEGKRKGKKTEGKFKQDPGQAALREKGRKMGLDNVIQARCWRTDGVEEGYDSYFSVKWEDQAGGNEDLDSFNFELMSRGKPVAIKPVTDDKGKSVPVEGEGDGPIMSGGTANESGATEQ; encoded by the coding sequence TGGCTGTTGCAAAGGCACCATCTTCCTACGACCTTAATTCCACTCTCGCCCGCGACTGGGCACTACAGGTAAACGTAGGCACCCAAGAGGAACCGAACTGGATTTATGTTCGTGGCCTGTCCCAGTTCGCCCCCCAGTCTTCCCCGACGATGCAGGACGATTCCGATATTGACTCTGAGGGCTACAAGTCCCAGATTGCTACCGCCCTCGAAATGACCTTTAAGGGCGAGGGCAAGCGCAAGGGCAAGAAGACTGAGGGCAAGTTCAAGCAAGACCCGGGCCAGGCCGCTCTGCGCGAGAAGGGCCGCAAGATGGGCCTTGACAACGTGATTCAGGCTCGCTGCTGGCGCACCGACGGTGTGGAAGAGGGATATGATTCCTACTTCTCTGTGAAGTGGGAAGACCAGGCTGGCGGTAACGAAGACCTGGATTCTTTCAACTTTGAGCTGATGTCCCGTGGTAAGCCGGTTGCGATTAAGCCGGTCACCGACGATAAGGGTAAGTCCGTCCCAGTTGAGGGCGAGGGTGACGGCCCGATTATGTCTGGTGGCACCGCCAACGAATCCGGCGCTACCGAGCAGTAG